A single genomic interval of Primulina huaijiensis isolate GDHJ02 chromosome 7, ASM1229523v2, whole genome shotgun sequence harbors:
- the LOC140980967 gene encoding exocyst complex component EXO84C isoform X3 — MNLLAAGKIWILGTKRKICFELLDLKDAVENLCGDTRTKYLAFLRLSDEVVETKHELNELQTHISAQGILLQDLLSGVCQELEEWSRDSGDMQEAPESHQSSEIDYIISTEVEDQKIQLLELIDVLLAEHKIDEAIDAIDGGERNNSELKVLGDNSADECSSFKSALLKRKEMLEMQLIEISKQPSVGVLEMKKVLSGLLKLGKGTLAHQIFLKSYGSRLQRSIEDFLALCPCYPETYSATLSNLVFSMISLATKESGLMFGDNPVYSNKIVQWAEWEIESLVRLVKENAPSSETASALRAASVCVQASLNHCSTLESQGLKLSKLLLVLLQPYVEEVLELNFRRARRVVLDLVGGDETMPLSPRFASPLSTFSTSSDTMVVDCGMRFIFVVKEMVEQLTGLVILHFGGNILARISQLFDKYIDLLIKALTGPSEDDHLMELKEHIPLKAETDSQQLALLGTAFTIAEELLPMVVSRIWNVLTESKETGGGVADNILSSVSNAVDPKEWRRQLQHSLDKLRDHFCRQYVLSFIYSRDGETRLDAQIYICGKERDLTRNPDPLPSLPFQALFGKLQQLAAVAGDVLLGREKIQKVLLARLTETVVMWLSDEQEFWGVLEHDSAPPLRPVGLQQLILDMHFTVEIARFAGYPSRHVHKIASDIIARAVKAFSARGIDPQSCLPEDEWFVETAKVAINKLLMVASGSDISEIDEEEHIVLEDEVVSDSDDSPSSLSTVDTEESFVSARMEDLDSPVDLTDPEN; from the exons GAAGATATGTTTTGAGCTTTTGGATCTCAAAGATGCAGTTGAAAACTTGTGTGGTGATACACGCACAAAGTATTTGGCGTTTTTAAG GTTATCTGATGAAGTAGTTGAAACAAAGCACGAGTTAAATGAGCTTCAAACCCATATTTCTGCCCAGGGGATTCTTTTGCAGGATCTATTGAGTGGTGTGTGTCAAGAATTGGAAGAATGGTCCCGAGATAGTGGTGATATGCAAGAAGCTCCAGAAAGCCATCAATCTTCTGAAATTGATTATATAATCTCAACTGAAGTGGAGGATCAAAAAATCCAACTGTTGGAGCTCATTGATGTTCTTTTGGCCGAGCATAAGATAGATGAAGCAATCGACGCAATTGATGGTGGAGAGCGAAATAATTCAGAGCTGAAAGTGTTAGGAGACAATTCAGCTGATGAATGCTCCTCATTCAAGTCTGCGTTGTTGAAAAGGAAGGAAATGCTTGAGATGCAACTTATCGAGATTAGCAAACAACCTTCTGTCGGTgttttagaaatgaaaaaggTTTTATCTGGTCTTTTAAAGCTTGGGAAAGGTACCTTAGCACATCAGATATTTTTGAAATCTTATGGATCCCGCCTCCAGAGAAGTATTGAAGATTTTCTTGCTCTATGTCCTTGCTACCCTGAAACGTATTCTGCGACATTGTCTAACCTTGTCTTCTCAATGATTTCATTGGCAACTAAAGAATCTGGTTTGATGTTTGGGGACAATCCTGTTTACagtaataaaattgttcaatgGGCTGAATGGGAGATAGAATCTTTAGTCCGATTGGTCAAGGAAAATGCACCATCTTCTGAGACAGCTTCTGCTTTACGTGCAGCTAGTGTATGCGTTCAGGCTAGTCTTAACCATTGCTCTACCTTGGAATCACAGGGACTCAAATTGTCGAAATTACTTTTGGTGCTTTTGCAGCCATACGTTGAAGAGGTCTTGGAATTAAATTTTCGACGAGCTAGAAGAGTGGTTCTTGATTTGGTTGGAGGGGATGAAACCATGCCTCTATCACCTCGCTTTGCGTCTCCACTTTCTACTTTTTCAACTTCATCAGATACTATGGTTGTTGACTGTGGAATGAGATTTATTTTCGTTGTCAAG GAGATGGTTGAGCAGCTAACTGGTTTGGTGATCCTGCATTTTGGAGGAAACATATTGGCAAGGATTTCACAGCTTTTTGATAAGTATATTGACCTTTTGATAAAAGCCTTAACTGGCCCATCTGAAGATGATCATCTTATGGAGCTAAAGGAGCATATACCTTTGAAAGCTGAAACAGATTCACAACAACTTGCTTTGTTGGGTACTGCGTTTACTATTGCTGAAGAATTGTTGCCAATGGTAGTTTCACGAATTTGGAACGTGTTAACTGAGAGCAAGGAAACAGGAGGTGGAGTAGCTGATAATATATTATCTTCTGTAAGTAATGCTGTTGATCCTAAGGAATGGAGGCGTCAACTTCAGCATTCTCTGGATAAACTTAGGGATCATTTCTGTCGACAATATGTTTTAAGTTTCATTTATTCTAGGGATGGAGAAACCCGATTAGATGCACAGATTTATATATGTGGCAAAGAGAGAGATTTGACTCGGAACCCTGATCCGCTCCCTTCATTGCCATTCcag GCATTATTTGGGAAGTTGCAACAACTAGCAGCTGTGGCTGGAGATGTTTTGCTAGGAAGAGAGAAGATACAGAAGGTTCTGCTGGCAAGGTTGACAGAGACAGTGGTGATGTGGTTGTCAGATGAGCAGGAGTTTTGGGGTGTTCTAGAGCACGATTCAGCTCCTCCTCTTCGGCCAGTTGGGCTGCAGCAG TTAATACTTGATATGCACTTCACTGTTGAAATAGCACGTTTTGCGGGGTATCCATCTAGGCACGTGCATAAAATAGCCTCAGACATAATTGCTCGTGCAGTGAAGGCATTCTCTGCCAGAGGAATTGATCCCCAAAG TTGCCTTCCAGAGGATGAATGGTTTGTGGAAACTGCAAAAGTCGCAATAAACAAGCTTCTGATGGTAGCTTCGGGGTCGGATATATCAGAAATTGATGAGGAGGAGCACATAGTATTGGAGGACGAGGTGGTCTCAGATTCAGATGACTCTCCTTCTTCCCTGTCAACAGTGGATACCGAAGAGTCATTTGTATCTGCAAGAATGGAAGATTTAGACAGCCCCGTGGACTTGACTGATCCTGAAAACTGA
- the LOC140980967 gene encoding exocyst complex component EXO84C isoform X1, giving the protein MNMVESSEEDDDFPSMESVTSQSKIDTIYQSKTEKGIRKICFELLDLKDAVENLCGDTRTKYLAFLRLSDEVVETKHELNELQTHISAQGILLQDLLSGVCQELEEWSRDSGDMQEAPESHQSSEIDYIISTEVEDQKIQLLELIDVLLAEHKIDEAIDAIDGGERNNSELKVLGDNSADECSSFKSALLKRKEMLEMQLIEISKQPSVGVLEMKKVLSGLLKLGKGTLAHQIFLKSYGSRLQRSIEDFLALCPCYPETYSATLSNLVFSMISLATKESGLMFGDNPVYSNKIVQWAEWEIESLVRLVKENAPSSETASALRAASVCVQASLNHCSTLESQGLKLSKLLLVLLQPYVEEVLELNFRRARRVVLDLVGGDETMPLSPRFASPLSTFSTSSDTMVVDCGMRFIFVVKEMVEQLTGLVILHFGGNILARISQLFDKYIDLLIKALTGPSEDDHLMELKEHIPLKAETDSQQLALLGTAFTIAEELLPMVVSRIWNVLTESKETGGGVADNILSSVSNAVDPKEWRRQLQHSLDKLRDHFCRQYVLSFIYSRDGETRLDAQIYICGKERDLTRNPDPLPSLPFQALFGKLQQLAAVAGDVLLGREKIQKVLLARLTETVVMWLSDEQEFWGVLEHDSAPPLRPVGLQQLILDMHFTVEIARFAGYPSRHVHKIASDIIARAVKAFSARGIDPQSCLPEDEWFVETAKVAINKLLMVASGSDISEIDEEEHIVLEDEVVSDSDDSPSSLSTVDTEESFVSARMEDLDSPVDLTDPEN; this is encoded by the exons gGAATCAGGAAGATATGTTTTGAGCTTTTGGATCTCAAAGATGCAGTTGAAAACTTGTGTGGTGATACACGCACAAAGTATTTGGCGTTTTTAAG GTTATCTGATGAAGTAGTTGAAACAAAGCACGAGTTAAATGAGCTTCAAACCCATATTTCTGCCCAGGGGATTCTTTTGCAGGATCTATTGAGTGGTGTGTGTCAAGAATTGGAAGAATGGTCCCGAGATAGTGGTGATATGCAAGAAGCTCCAGAAAGCCATCAATCTTCTGAAATTGATTATATAATCTCAACTGAAGTGGAGGATCAAAAAATCCAACTGTTGGAGCTCATTGATGTTCTTTTGGCCGAGCATAAGATAGATGAAGCAATCGACGCAATTGATGGTGGAGAGCGAAATAATTCAGAGCTGAAAGTGTTAGGAGACAATTCAGCTGATGAATGCTCCTCATTCAAGTCTGCGTTGTTGAAAAGGAAGGAAATGCTTGAGATGCAACTTATCGAGATTAGCAAACAACCTTCTGTCGGTgttttagaaatgaaaaaggTTTTATCTGGTCTTTTAAAGCTTGGGAAAGGTACCTTAGCACATCAGATATTTTTGAAATCTTATGGATCCCGCCTCCAGAGAAGTATTGAAGATTTTCTTGCTCTATGTCCTTGCTACCCTGAAACGTATTCTGCGACATTGTCTAACCTTGTCTTCTCAATGATTTCATTGGCAACTAAAGAATCTGGTTTGATGTTTGGGGACAATCCTGTTTACagtaataaaattgttcaatgGGCTGAATGGGAGATAGAATCTTTAGTCCGATTGGTCAAGGAAAATGCACCATCTTCTGAGACAGCTTCTGCTTTACGTGCAGCTAGTGTATGCGTTCAGGCTAGTCTTAACCATTGCTCTACCTTGGAATCACAGGGACTCAAATTGTCGAAATTACTTTTGGTGCTTTTGCAGCCATACGTTGAAGAGGTCTTGGAATTAAATTTTCGACGAGCTAGAAGAGTGGTTCTTGATTTGGTTGGAGGGGATGAAACCATGCCTCTATCACCTCGCTTTGCGTCTCCACTTTCTACTTTTTCAACTTCATCAGATACTATGGTTGTTGACTGTGGAATGAGATTTATTTTCGTTGTCAAG GAGATGGTTGAGCAGCTAACTGGTTTGGTGATCCTGCATTTTGGAGGAAACATATTGGCAAGGATTTCACAGCTTTTTGATAAGTATATTGACCTTTTGATAAAAGCCTTAACTGGCCCATCTGAAGATGATCATCTTATGGAGCTAAAGGAGCATATACCTTTGAAAGCTGAAACAGATTCACAACAACTTGCTTTGTTGGGTACTGCGTTTACTATTGCTGAAGAATTGTTGCCAATGGTAGTTTCACGAATTTGGAACGTGTTAACTGAGAGCAAGGAAACAGGAGGTGGAGTAGCTGATAATATATTATCTTCTGTAAGTAATGCTGTTGATCCTAAGGAATGGAGGCGTCAACTTCAGCATTCTCTGGATAAACTTAGGGATCATTTCTGTCGACAATATGTTTTAAGTTTCATTTATTCTAGGGATGGAGAAACCCGATTAGATGCACAGATTTATATATGTGGCAAAGAGAGAGATTTGACTCGGAACCCTGATCCGCTCCCTTCATTGCCATTCcag GCATTATTTGGGAAGTTGCAACAACTAGCAGCTGTGGCTGGAGATGTTTTGCTAGGAAGAGAGAAGATACAGAAGGTTCTGCTGGCAAGGTTGACAGAGACAGTGGTGATGTGGTTGTCAGATGAGCAGGAGTTTTGGGGTGTTCTAGAGCACGATTCAGCTCCTCCTCTTCGGCCAGTTGGGCTGCAGCAG TTAATACTTGATATGCACTTCACTGTTGAAATAGCACGTTTTGCGGGGTATCCATCTAGGCACGTGCATAAAATAGCCTCAGACATAATTGCTCGTGCAGTGAAGGCATTCTCTGCCAGAGGAATTGATCCCCAAAG TTGCCTTCCAGAGGATGAATGGTTTGTGGAAACTGCAAAAGTCGCAATAAACAAGCTTCTGATGGTAGCTTCGGGGTCGGATATATCAGAAATTGATGAGGAGGAGCACATAGTATTGGAGGACGAGGTGGTCTCAGATTCAGATGACTCTCCTTCTTCCCTGTCAACAGTGGATACCGAAGAGTCATTTGTATCTGCAAGAATGGAAGATTTAGACAGCCCCGTGGACTTGACTGATCCTGAAAACTGA
- the LOC140980967 gene encoding exocyst complex component EXO84C isoform X2: MMISHPWKASPHSPKSTPSTSPRLRKKICFELLDLKDAVENLCGDTRTKYLAFLRLSDEVVETKHELNELQTHISAQGILLQDLLSGVCQELEEWSRDSGDMQEAPESHQSSEIDYIISTEVEDQKIQLLELIDVLLAEHKIDEAIDAIDGGERNNSELKVLGDNSADECSSFKSALLKRKEMLEMQLIEISKQPSVGVLEMKKVLSGLLKLGKGTLAHQIFLKSYGSRLQRSIEDFLALCPCYPETYSATLSNLVFSMISLATKESGLMFGDNPVYSNKIVQWAEWEIESLVRLVKENAPSSETASALRAASVCVQASLNHCSTLESQGLKLSKLLLVLLQPYVEEVLELNFRRARRVVLDLVGGDETMPLSPRFASPLSTFSTSSDTMVVDCGMRFIFVVKEMVEQLTGLVILHFGGNILARISQLFDKYIDLLIKALTGPSEDDHLMELKEHIPLKAETDSQQLALLGTAFTIAEELLPMVVSRIWNVLTESKETGGGVADNILSSVSNAVDPKEWRRQLQHSLDKLRDHFCRQYVLSFIYSRDGETRLDAQIYICGKERDLTRNPDPLPSLPFQALFGKLQQLAAVAGDVLLGREKIQKVLLARLTETVVMWLSDEQEFWGVLEHDSAPPLRPVGLQQLILDMHFTVEIARFAGYPSRHVHKIASDIIARAVKAFSARGIDPQSCLPEDEWFVETAKVAINKLLMVASGSDISEIDEEEHIVLEDEVVSDSDDSPSSLSTVDTEESFVSARMEDLDSPVDLTDPEN; the protein is encoded by the exons GAAGATATGTTTTGAGCTTTTGGATCTCAAAGATGCAGTTGAAAACTTGTGTGGTGATACACGCACAAAGTATTTGGCGTTTTTAAG GTTATCTGATGAAGTAGTTGAAACAAAGCACGAGTTAAATGAGCTTCAAACCCATATTTCTGCCCAGGGGATTCTTTTGCAGGATCTATTGAGTGGTGTGTGTCAAGAATTGGAAGAATGGTCCCGAGATAGTGGTGATATGCAAGAAGCTCCAGAAAGCCATCAATCTTCTGAAATTGATTATATAATCTCAACTGAAGTGGAGGATCAAAAAATCCAACTGTTGGAGCTCATTGATGTTCTTTTGGCCGAGCATAAGATAGATGAAGCAATCGACGCAATTGATGGTGGAGAGCGAAATAATTCAGAGCTGAAAGTGTTAGGAGACAATTCAGCTGATGAATGCTCCTCATTCAAGTCTGCGTTGTTGAAAAGGAAGGAAATGCTTGAGATGCAACTTATCGAGATTAGCAAACAACCTTCTGTCGGTgttttagaaatgaaaaaggTTTTATCTGGTCTTTTAAAGCTTGGGAAAGGTACCTTAGCACATCAGATATTTTTGAAATCTTATGGATCCCGCCTCCAGAGAAGTATTGAAGATTTTCTTGCTCTATGTCCTTGCTACCCTGAAACGTATTCTGCGACATTGTCTAACCTTGTCTTCTCAATGATTTCATTGGCAACTAAAGAATCTGGTTTGATGTTTGGGGACAATCCTGTTTACagtaataaaattgttcaatgGGCTGAATGGGAGATAGAATCTTTAGTCCGATTGGTCAAGGAAAATGCACCATCTTCTGAGACAGCTTCTGCTTTACGTGCAGCTAGTGTATGCGTTCAGGCTAGTCTTAACCATTGCTCTACCTTGGAATCACAGGGACTCAAATTGTCGAAATTACTTTTGGTGCTTTTGCAGCCATACGTTGAAGAGGTCTTGGAATTAAATTTTCGACGAGCTAGAAGAGTGGTTCTTGATTTGGTTGGAGGGGATGAAACCATGCCTCTATCACCTCGCTTTGCGTCTCCACTTTCTACTTTTTCAACTTCATCAGATACTATGGTTGTTGACTGTGGAATGAGATTTATTTTCGTTGTCAAG GAGATGGTTGAGCAGCTAACTGGTTTGGTGATCCTGCATTTTGGAGGAAACATATTGGCAAGGATTTCACAGCTTTTTGATAAGTATATTGACCTTTTGATAAAAGCCTTAACTGGCCCATCTGAAGATGATCATCTTATGGAGCTAAAGGAGCATATACCTTTGAAAGCTGAAACAGATTCACAACAACTTGCTTTGTTGGGTACTGCGTTTACTATTGCTGAAGAATTGTTGCCAATGGTAGTTTCACGAATTTGGAACGTGTTAACTGAGAGCAAGGAAACAGGAGGTGGAGTAGCTGATAATATATTATCTTCTGTAAGTAATGCTGTTGATCCTAAGGAATGGAGGCGTCAACTTCAGCATTCTCTGGATAAACTTAGGGATCATTTCTGTCGACAATATGTTTTAAGTTTCATTTATTCTAGGGATGGAGAAACCCGATTAGATGCACAGATTTATATATGTGGCAAAGAGAGAGATTTGACTCGGAACCCTGATCCGCTCCCTTCATTGCCATTCcag GCATTATTTGGGAAGTTGCAACAACTAGCAGCTGTGGCTGGAGATGTTTTGCTAGGAAGAGAGAAGATACAGAAGGTTCTGCTGGCAAGGTTGACAGAGACAGTGGTGATGTGGTTGTCAGATGAGCAGGAGTTTTGGGGTGTTCTAGAGCACGATTCAGCTCCTCCTCTTCGGCCAGTTGGGCTGCAGCAG TTAATACTTGATATGCACTTCACTGTTGAAATAGCACGTTTTGCGGGGTATCCATCTAGGCACGTGCATAAAATAGCCTCAGACATAATTGCTCGTGCAGTGAAGGCATTCTCTGCCAGAGGAATTGATCCCCAAAG TTGCCTTCCAGAGGATGAATGGTTTGTGGAAACTGCAAAAGTCGCAATAAACAAGCTTCTGATGGTAGCTTCGGGGTCGGATATATCAGAAATTGATGAGGAGGAGCACATAGTATTGGAGGACGAGGTGGTCTCAGATTCAGATGACTCTCCTTCTTCCCTGTCAACAGTGGATACCGAAGAGTCATTTGTATCTGCAAGAATGGAAGATTTAGACAGCCCCGTGGACTTGACTGATCCTGAAAACTGA